The genomic stretch ACATTCGGTGAATTACCGTCATTCACAAATTTCACTTATTACATATCGACCGTTGATGCATCGGGCTCCGAGTCGGAAAAATCTAACCCCATTTTCGTGACGACGACTTCCTTTAAAGAAGTTACCGGAACGAATTTTTCACAAGTCGTTGACGGAAAATTCCAATGGGCGGATTATGATAACGATGGCGATTATGACGTATTAGTCGCCGGTTCGGAAAATAACGACTACTATCCTCCCTATCAAAACGGAACGATCAAACTGTATCGCCACGATAACGGCGGAACATTTACTTTAGTTGACGTGGGCCTAGCTCAGGAAATTCATCGCGGTACGGCGGCTTGGTGCGACTATAACAATGACGGACTTCCGGACATCTCCTATATGGGAAGCGGCGGCAGCGGAACGCGCCCGTTTAAATTATATAAAAATGACGGCGATGGTACTTTTACAGAAATCCTAAATAATATCCAAGGCGCCATTTTCGGTGCAATGGCTTGGGGTGACTATGACAACGACGGTGATCAGGATGTGTTTGTCATGGGTTCGATAGGAAGCGAAGGCGGGGATAACTATTCCATGCTTTTCAGAAATGACAGAAATGATCTGTTTACTCAAATAGACATCGGTCTCATCGGATACTCCGGAGGTTCAGCGGCTTGGGGCGATTATGATCGAGACAACGATCTTGATCTTTTGATTTTAGGTTCAACCAACGGTAGTTATAGCGGCGGTAATCTCCATGTTTATCGCAATGACGGTAATGATGTGTTTACCGAGCCCGGGGAAGGCGGCTATCGAAGCGGGCTTCATCGCGGTACTGCGATATGGGCGGATTATAACAACGACGGTTATTTAGATATCGTATACAGCGGCGCTATCGGCGGCGGTTCCCGTGATGCGGGCGTTCTTAAAAATCTAAGCGGAACCGGTTTTACCGGATTTGAATCCAATCCTTTTATCGGTCTTTCTGAAGCTTCCGTCTCTGCGGGTGATTTTGATAACGACGGCGATCTTGACTTTTTCTTCGCCGGTAATCATGCCGGTGGTGAAGGTTCCGCCGATATACGCTCCATCCTTATGCGTAATGACGGCGAAGATACTTTTACCGAATTACAAACCGGTATTAATCCTATTGCAGGAAGCTCATACGCCCAAGCCGCATCGGCAATGGTTGATTACGACCGCGACGGTGATTTGGATATCATGATCGAAGGTATTTACGACGACGGTTTTGGCAATACATCCTTTGTCACGAAACTCTATAACAACGATTGGGCAACAGCCAATACACCACCATCCGATCCTAACGGACTGAGCGCTGTGACCGTCATGGATACAGTCACGATGAATTGGAATAAATCAACGGATGCCGAAACACCTCAGGATGGTTTGACTTACAATATCCGCGTAGGTAAAACCTCCGCCGGTGTGGACGTAATGTCTCCATTGGCCAAAGTCGTAGGTAGTGGCAACGCCGGAGGATTCCGCTATGTACAGGAATCCGGCAACACAAGTCATAATAATTCATGGCGCTTATCCGGTCTATCCGATGGCACCTACTACTGGAGTGTCGAAGCGATTGATCAAGTTTATCGCAATTCCAAATTTCAATCGGCGGCTCAATTCACGATTGACGGCGCTCCTTCTGCACCGGACAGTCTTAGCGTTACTTCCGGCGTCAATTCCGTTACTTTGATGTGGGGTTCAACAAACAAGTCGGATGTAAGCAAATACTTCATTTATGTCAGCGCGGATAACGAAGGCTATACACTTGTTGACTCTACCACGACCGGAATTTTTGGTACGACCAAAACGGTGACCAAAGGTCCTTCGGGCGGCATACTTCAAAACGGTTCCATCTATTATTTCCGCGTCGAAGCCATGGATCACAATGGTTATGTAGGCCCGTATTCAAACTATGTAACAGCAATACCATCCGCCACACCCGGTAAGTGGTTTGTTGTAAATACAGATGACTCCGGTCCCGGATCATTACGTTCAGCTATTGATTCGACCAATCTTTCAACACAGAAAGATACCGTTGTGTTCCTCATACCCATCGGTTCCAGTATTACATTAAATTCAGAACTTCCCGCGATCTCGACAGACTATACCGTGATTGATGCGGACAGCAACGATGACGGCAAACCGGATATCTCGATCTCACCGGAGGGCGAAGGCGGCGGATATTTTACGGGGTTGTCAATCCAATCATCCAACAACGTCATTCGCGGGCTCGTGATCGGTGGTTTCGGCGATTATTATTCGGGCGGAGGATCCCTCTTTATCAACGGAGACAATAACCGGATTCTTGGTAACTATATCGGCGTTTCAGCCGACGGTATGTCAACTCATGGTAACGCCCATGGCATTTTGATCAATGGCGGCTCCAGCGGTAACTGGATCGGCGACGGCACAGGAACCGGTAGAAATATCATTGGCGGAAATCAACAATACGGAATTTATCTCAACGGCGCTTCCACGTCCGTGAATAACACGAAGATTCTCGGCAATTATATCGGTATCGCTACAGACGGTTTAACGGCACTTCCCAATTCGGGTCCCGGTATATCCATCTATAACAGAGCGCTTAACACAATAATCGGCGACGGCACGGCCGAAGGCCGCAATATTATTTCAGGAAATAGCAGCGACGGTATATCGTTGACCGACAACAACGGACACATTGAAGGAACTTCGATACTGGGCAACTATATCGGTACGGATGTTACCGGCAATGTCGGCGTGGGCAACAATAATCACGGTATCTTTTTTAACACTCTAACCGGCGAAGGCGCCTCCATCGTAAATAACACCATCGGTGATGGTACGGCCGGCGGACGCAATGTTATCTCCGGAAACGCCGGTAGCGGTATTAATTTTTACTACTACCAAGTACATGACAATACTATCAAAGGAAACTATATTGGAATAACAGCCGACGGTTCCACGGCTCTCGGCAATGGTATGTACGGAGTGAATATTGAACACAGCAATAATAATATCATTTCCTCCAATACAATATCAGGAAACGCCTATGACGGTATCATGATTAATGGCTCGTATGGTGAAGCTAACAACAATGTGGTAACCGGTAATTACGTAGGAACCAACCCTACAGGATCATTTGCCATAGCTAACGGTCAACGCGGTATCTATCTTCAAAACGGCGCTTCTTATAACCAAATCGGTGGTACGGCAGCCGGCGAAGGTAATATCATTTCCGGTAACCTCAACGGAGGTATCGGTTTTGGTTATGCTTATACACCCACCGTATCTAATCAGATTCTTGGCAACAAGATAGGAACCGATGCATCCGGTATGTTTGGTATTCCCAACAAAGAATCCGGTATTTACATCAACGGCTCGAATCACAATTATAACTATATCGGCGATGGTACTACCGGTGGTCGTAATATTATTTCCGGAAACGACGGCGATGGTATCTATATCAACGGCGATGCCTCTGATAATTTTATTTTAGGCAACTATATCGGCGTTGATGCAACCGGTAATACCGGATTAGCCAATGATTCCAACGGTATCGCGATTTACAACTCCGGTCACATTCTGATCGGCGATGAAACGGCCGGCGGTCGTAATATTATCTCCGGTAACGGTAAAGAAGGTATTGCTGTTTATGCGCAAAGCTCGGAGATAATTATCGGCGACGGTCAAGGCGGCGGCGGTGAAGCATTAATCATTGAAGGCCGCGGCGGCGACAAGGCGGAGCGTCCCGGCGCAAATGACATTGACATTCGTGGTAATTATATCGGGGTCGGCGCGAATGGAACAACCGCCATAGGCAATAGCGGTGCCGGTATTGAAATCGAAGCTGTTTTCGAAGGATTTTTTTCTGAATACGATTCGATCACGGCCAATATTATTGCGTACAATACCGACGGTGTCGAATTGGTTGGCAACGGTGTTTTCTCGACCTACCTTCATAACAATACGATATACGGAAACACTTCCGAAGGTATCGTGATCGAAGAAGGTGCTCAAAACGGGATCACGGCTCCGTCTATTACATCTGTTTCCAATTTCGTCATCAGCGGTACGGCTTCGGTTGGCGCCATGGTATATGTTTACCAGGACACCGGAAATCAGGGACGCTACTACCTCGGTTCTTCCGCGGCTGACGGCGAAGGTTCATGGTCATACAACGGACTTTACTTGCCCGGTTATAATGTAACAGCAACGCAATTTTTAGATAAACAATCTTCGGCGTTCTCTGCACCATTCGCTACACCATCCGGCACTGTACATGCTACGACCACATCGCTTTCTTACGGCAATGTCTTAGCCGGTGATAGTGCCACACTAACCACGCGCATTTATGCCATAGGTAATCCTGTGGTAATGAATAGCGGTTCGTTAGTATTGGGAACGAATGCACAGATGTTAGCTACGTTAGGAACCGACACCCTCTTTATGACGGATACGATCACGGTACAGGTTCGTTTCAAACCGGTTAACTTTGGATTTCTTACCGATACACTCCGTATTTATTACGGTGAAGGTAATGTGTTTGATATTCGTATCGGTGGAACCGGAACGTCCGGTACAATAGCAGCCAGCAGCATCGGATTTGCGATGGAGACACTCAATGGCGACAGCACAAGCGTTCCTATCCAGATGTACACGACAAGCGGTTGGGTAGAAATCACATCAGCTATATTCGGTCAGAACAATTATTTCACTTATTCGATCGACAAAACGTTACCTTACATATTGAAGCCCGGCGATACAGCCGATGTGACGGTTACATTTAAACCGACAACATTTACCAGTTCCGCCGACACGCTATACTTTGCAAACAATTCATCCGATGGCATGCTGGAATTGATGTTTAGCGGTTTGCCGCTCCCGGGTACGGTAGCGACGAATCTTGCATCCCAAGATTTTGGTAATGTTCTATTGGGCGATAGCTTGGAATTGACGACAAAGATTTACGCTCCGTCAGGCCGGGTCGAAATCACATCCGTCACACTTTCCCAAGGTGATGTACTTTCGATGACGGTAACGCCGGCATTACCTTTTACGTTGAATGCAGGGGACACCATCCTCGTGAAAACGAAATTTATTCCGTCTGATTTTAACTCGTTTAACGACACCATTACGGTTTTAAGTAACGCCTCCAACGGAACCGTTACTGTGTCGTTGTCCGGACAATCTTTGCCCGGAATCATTTCGTCTGCCGCTTCGGCGTTCGATTTTGGTAATGTGTTAGTAGGTGACAGCGCTCAAACCTCAACCCGTTACTACGCCACAGGCGGTCCCGTTCAAATAACCGGTTCTTCACTGGTAACAAGCGGTGAAACAAGTGTCAGCTTTACACCGTCATTGCCCTATTTACTGCACGTAGGAGACTCTGTTGTCGTTACCGCCAAATATAAGCCGTTAACATTTGCGGCGATGAGCGCTGACACGATCCACCTGATCAGTAACGCATCAAACAGCGGCAAACTGAGCATCCCGATGAGCGGTTTCGGTCAAACCGGTACGTTGGCCTTTAATACTACACCGGCTAATTTCGGTTCGATTCGCGTTGCCGATAGCAGCACGGCCCAAATCGTCAAGGTATACAGCAGCGTAGGTCAAATCCCTCTTACAGGATATACCATCGGCGCTCATTTCAAAGCGACGACTTCGACCGTATTCCCTATCACCATCAAATCCGGTGATACGGTTACGTTAGCTGTTAAATTTAAACCGCAGACCACCGGCGCTCTTTTAGACACCATCAAAATCGGAAACGTACGTATTCCGCTTGCGGGCACCGGTTTAGAAAACGTGGCGCCTACGCTTACGCTCGGCGTGACAAGCGTCATTGCACTCAAGCAGTACCTTGGTATTTACATGTATAGCAGCGAGGCGTTGAGCGCTAGATCTGCCGCATTTAAATTTAATGATGTCAGTGTCACCGCTCCGACATTTGATGCCGTATCCGGCGTTAATAACCTGTACTATGCGCAGTACAAATTATCCGCAGCCGGTTCCCTCAAGATCGACGCTACCGGTACGGACATTGCCGGAAACATCGGTACGCGTTCCAAAACGTACACGATCGGTTCATTGACCAAAGATCAAACTTTGGCTGTCGAAGCGGAAGGTCTGCGTATCAACGGCACTAAAGGCGCTATCAGTGAAAGCGGTTTTATGATTATTACCAAATCGCAAACCTATGACGGCGACCCTGTCGGTTTATCGAAAGGTACGTCCAAGTCGGCGACCGATTTTGCGAATGCCAATATCCAATCATGGGACATCATCAGCACCGTAGCGCTTGAGAAATCCGTGACGCTGACGGCCGTTTATGATGAAACATGGATCAACACATTACAAACGCAATACGCCAACTTCGACGAACGTAAAATCGGTTTCTACCGCGAAGAAAACGGTTCATTGGTTTATCTGGGCGGGGAAGGTCGCAACGGTAGCGTTGCACTTCAAACCAAATCGCTTGGTAAAATCGTGATTCAGTACAATGACGAACATCGTTACTTGCCTTCAGAAATTACGTTGGCGCAGAACTATCCCAATCCGTTCAACCCCACGACGACGATCGAATTCGGTCTTCCCGAAGCCTCGCACGTCAAACTGGTCGTCTATAATATCCTCGGGCAACGCGTCGCTGAGCTTTTCAACGGTCAGCGCAACGAAGGATATCATAAATTCGTATGGAACGGACGCAATGCACAAGGTGCCACGGTGGCCAGCGGCGTGTATCTGTATCGCCTCGAAACCAATAAAGGCAACGTGACTAAGAAAATGATGTTTATCAAATAACGTACGGTATATAAAAAATTATATAACAAAGGATCATGATTATGAAACACTTCAAAGTATGGCTGGCCGGCGCACTGATGATCGCGCTCAGCACAGGATGCAGCGAGGATCCGGCGACCGACCCTCTCGGGGATGCATGGCAGCTTTTTATAAACGGTCAATACACTGAAGCACAAACCAGTTTTGAGGCCCTTATCGAAACGCAACCCGGTCAAGCTTACGCCGGACTCGGGTGGACGGCCATGAAACTGGACAATATCCCGGCATCGGTGGATTATTTCGAACTGGCCGCGGGTGATTCACTTGTGCATGGTTACGCAGGCTGGGCTATTGCGTCATGGGCTAATAAAGATTTTACGCATATCGTCGAACGTGCAGGTTTTGTAATACGCAAAGAACCGACATTCGAATTTGAATTCTACAAAGATATTACCATCAGCACCATGCGTCTTATGCAAGCCTACGGTTATTATCATACAGGCAATATGTCAGCCTGTCTTGCCCGCATTCAAGAGTTGGATGGTGGTTTTGCCAGTACAACTGACCCGGCATTATTGCTGGCAAAACTTGACGCTTTAAGCGCAACCGCTTCCGGATTATAAAGCGAACTTTTTATAACAAAAAACCGCAGCCTAAAAACTGCGGTTTTTTTATGTGTAATTTTTGCAGAAGCATCTTTTTTTCATCAAAACGTACCTATAAAACCAAAGTGGATTTTCCCCTCCGACGGACGATCGTTTTGACCGAGACCATAGTCCAGAGCAAACTGCCCAAGCCGCGTTCCAAATCGCATACCAAAACCATAACCCCATGGGAAACCGTCTTGTTTATTAATTTTCGTACGTTCTAAATCAGCATATACTCTGCGGTAATAATAACCTTGATCGTAAAATACAAACAATCGTGAAGCGCGCCCTGTAACATAACGCAACTCCAAATTGTTCCAACCTACGCGCGTTCCGCTAAAAAAGCCTTCGGTATAACCGCGCAGGGTTTTTAGCCCGCCAAATAAAAACTGTTCACTCAGCGGCGCCACATCACGACCGGGCCTGAACACTGAAAAATGTAACCCGTTTGCAATAACCCAGCGACGGACCGGTTCACGGTAAATTTCCAAATCCATTCGCCATGTTTGTGTGCGGATGGATTGGGAAAACGAACGTATGATTTTTTGCTCGCCGCCATAGGTGATCGTATCCGTACCGTCGGATGACAGAGTCCAATTTTTTTCCCGTGTACGTCCATACGAAAAAACCGTATGATAATATAAACCATTGCGGGGATTGATTTGTTCGTCACGCATATCCCCGGTCAAGCCGCCATTCCATGCGTAACCATCGCTCTGCGGTGTATTAAATATAAATGCTGTTTTCGGATCGGCGGGTTCCACCGTCTGTAAACGCACCCCCGCTAAAACTGACCAATCGTGGGTAATTTCAGTTTGCAATTCCATCTCCCAGGCGCTGCGCGAATACAACGAATCTTCGATTTGCTGTTGCACGGCTATGCGTCCGTTGACAGGCCATCCGACCAACCACGGTTCGGTGTACTGCAGCATCAAATCCTGTGAAAGGCGATTTTTCTTTTGCCAGCGCATACTCAACTGCCGCGCCGTTCCAAAAAGATTATAAAACGATACATGAATCAACCCGGTGAAGTATCCTTTTTCATCACGCGCCGCATCACGCGGGACATAACCGATAATCCCGTCCATTGTATTGGCACGATCTTCCTCGACATCCAGCCATACCGTCAACAGGGAATCCGGTCTCATTGTAACCGACGTAAGCTCCGCATTGCGAATAAAAGGAAATCGTCGGATACGCGTAAGACCGTCTTGAATGGCGCGGTGATCATAACCGCGGGGTAATCTCATGCGCATTTCACGCGTCAAAGTCAGCGGTTTGGTGCTTTCGTTTCCCCGAACGATAAATTCACCGACCGGTTTGACGATACGTCTTTTGATATGCAACAGGACATCAATTATAAAATCAGACTCCGCATCACGCCGCATCCAGACCGAATCAAGCGCTATATGTACAAACGGCGCACCGTTGTTTTCAAACCAGTCCAGCATGCGATTTACCGATGCCGTCCACTGATCCGGTGAGAACATATCACCTGTTTTCCATCGCATAACTTCCGTAATCTGCGAAGCTGAAATATCCGATTCGCCGCTTATGCGCACAGAACCAAGCTTAGCTTGTTTTTCTTCGGATAGAAAAAAAATCAATTGTATGCCGCCTGCGCCTTCGGTTGGTTTTTGTTGAATGGAATCAATGGACGACGCCAAATAACCCTGATCGCGATAGTATTCTAAAATACGCATCGCATCATTGCGAGATTGTTCCTGATCAAAAACGGAACCGGGTTTGTGATAGAGCAGAGATAAGATTGTTTTGTCATTCACGATACGATTACCGTGAATGGAAACAGAAACAATACGCTCTGTTGCGGTTTGTGCACAAAGCGTAGTAGTAAATAAAAATATAAACCAGCGCATAAATTTCACACTGAGATCACCGTAGCACGGCCACGGGTCTGATGAATTATCGCATCGCAGAAGTGCAAAACTTCATTTTTGCGAATCGCAACATCCATCGTGGCTTGCTCTGCATATACAGTGTCCCCTGCTTTCCCGCCGGCATGATGTACACAGCGCATGATCGTATTGATTTCATCGTATGGAAACTGTATCCGAAGGTTTTCATAGATCAGCCGCTGTTCTGCACGGCATCGCGAAAGAACTTCCGCGGCCGAATCACCGTACGCACGTACAAGTCCGCCCGTGCCAAGCTTGGTGCCTCCGAAATATCGAACGACGATGACGATAATATCCGTCCAGTTTTTAGCCGTTATGGCCTGCAGAATCGGTTTACCCGCCGTACCGGAAGGTTCGCCGTCATCGCTGAGGCGAACCAAAACATGAGGTATTAAACCCACTTGGTAAGCGAAGCAGTGATGCGTGGCATCAAAATAATTTTTACGAATAGATTGCAAAAACTGTTCGGCGCCGTCTTTATCTTGAACCGGCGCGGCATACCCGATAAATTTCGAACCTTTAACTTTGATTTCGGAAGTACATGATTCGGCGATCGTGTAGTATTCATCCGGTGTCATGCGTTTTTCCGAGGAAATCACGATGCGTAGAAAATTTTTCCGTTATGTATAACGCCGACGGCTTTGCCTTTCATCGCATAATCGTGATACGGTGTGTTGATTGATTTCGAACACGTCTGATGCACGTCGTATTTCCAGCGCATTTCCGTATCGAGAATGGTCAGATTGGCTTGCGCACCGATGACAAACTCCGGCAGCGGAAGATGCAGAAGTTTACGGGGTGCGATAGCCAATTTGTACAAGGCCGACTCCAGCGAAATCACGCTTTTATGTACGAGATCATTGAGCGTAATACCGACGCATGTTTCCAGACCGGTGATGCCAAACGATGCTTCGTCCATCGTACATTCTTTATCTTCGATCGTATGCGGCGCATGATCGGTGGCGATAATATCAATCGTACCGTCTTGCAAACCCAACTTGATTTCTTCGATATCTGCAGATGTGCGTAGCGGCGGATTCATCTTAGCGAAGGTATTGTAGTTTTCCACCGCTTCGTCTGTCAATGTAAAGTGATGCGGGCACACTTCACAAGTCACTTTGAGGCCGCGTTGTTTCGCTTGGCGTACCAGACGCACGGTTCCGCCCGTTGAAATGTGTGCGATGTGAACCGGAGCATCCGTATATTCCGAGAGTAAGATATCCCGCGCCACAATGACCTCTTCAGAAATGCTCGGAATCCCTCTCAACCCTAATCGCGTACTGGTAAATCCTTCATTCATCGAACCGCGATTAGAAAGTTGTTTATCCTCTGCATGCTCGATCACAGGGATATTAAACATCTTCACATACTCCAGCGCACGACGCATGATTTCCGCATTGTACACCGGGTCGCCGTCATCTGTAATTCCGACCGCGCCGGCTTCGACCAAACTTCCGATTTCTGCTAATTCTTTACCTTCACGTCCCTTGGTGACACACCCCACGGGATGCACATCCACCAGATGGCCTTGCGCTTTATGTTTTACGTACTGTACGGTATCGGCGGTATCTATCGGCGGCGTTGTATTGGGCATACAAGCAATAGCCGTAAAGCCGCCCACCATCGCTGCGTTAGCTCCGGTCCAAACGGTTTCTTTATCTTCGCGACCGGGTTCACGCAAATGTACATGCATATCCATAAGACCGTGCGTAACGATTTTGCCGGAGAGATCAATCACTCTATCCGCAGGATCATCGCATTTACCGATGCGCACATAGCGGCCATCGGCGACAAGTATATCCACGACCTGATCCGATTTATGTATCAGATCCAAAAGTCGAACATTTTTGAGTAGCAGTGTTTGCGGTAATTTTTCTGCTTTGACGTCGCGCGCCATGTTAGTGTTTTTCCTGTGAAAATTCGTAAATAATATAAACCATAATGACTAAAATCAGACTGAATACAAGGGTTTTCATTTCACCGCCTTGTACATCATATTTTATTCCGCTGATGTCCGATAATTCGAAATCGCGAAACGAATCGTAGATGCGCATGGAAACGATACCGTCCATGTACGAATAAAACACGCCGCGGTGCATATCACCGTTGGTCGTACGAATTTGGATCACGTAACCGGGTTTTATTTTGTACATAAACACCGATTCTATTTCTTTGCGGCGTTTTTCTTTTTCCGTTTCATCTTTCGGTTCATCGGACCGCATATAGTAATTATGCGAACATCCGACGAACATCATCCATCCGAACAGCATCACCCACAGTAAGCGTTGCGACATAGAGACTCCGTTTCTTATTAATGCGGTTGGTTACGCATGGCATCAGCGACCATGTAAAAAAACTCATTGAGCAAATCAATCATCCCCGGCTCATGCAACTGTTCACGCATAGCTTGCCCCATACAAGCCATCCACTGGTCGCGGGCGTTTCCATTGATCGGAAACGGCGCATGACGCATGCGCAATGCCGGACTGCCTCTTTTTTCCATATAGACCGGCGGCCCGCCGAAACGACCCACCAAAAACATAAACAATTTATCCCG from bacterium encodes the following:
- a CDS encoding dihydroorotase — translated: MARDVKAEKLPQTLLLKNVRLLDLIHKSDQVVDILVADGRYVRIGKCDDPADRVIDLSGKIVTHGLMDMHVHLREPGREDKETVWTGANAAMVGGFTAIACMPNTTPPIDTADTVQYVKHKAQGHLVDVHPVGCVTKGREGKELAEIGSLVEAGAVGITDDGDPVYNAEIMRRALEYVKMFNIPVIEHAEDKQLSNRGSMNEGFTSTRLGLRGIPSISEEVIVARDILLSEYTDAPVHIAHISTGGTVRLVRQAKQRGLKVTCEVCPHHFTLTDEAVENYNTFAKMNPPLRTSADIEEIKLGLQDGTIDIIATDHAPHTIEDKECTMDEASFGITGLETCVGITLNDLVHKSVISLESALYKLAIAPRKLLHLPLPEFVIGAQANLTILDTEMRWKYDVHQTCSKSINTPYHDYAMKGKAVGVIHNGKIFYAS
- a CDS encoding group II truncated hemoglobin, with product MDQDKLAVIGTLYSVIGEEGLRKLVDRFYDIMDTDSSAREIRAMHPTDLTESRDKLFMFLVGRFGGPPVYMEKRGSPALRMRHAPFPINGNARDQWMACMGQAMREQLHEPGMIDLLNEFFYMVADAMRNQPH